From a single Sinorhizobium sp. RAC02 genomic region:
- a CDS encoding GNAT family N-acetyltransferase has protein sequence MPTAEAYVFRPVTEADLPMLERWLNAPHVRRWWGEPADEVAGIAADFDEPTMESFVVLHAGAPFAYLQAYRIASDDLSFGNRPERTVGIDQFIGLADMVGIGHGPAMIEAFVQKVFTEGIDRVVLDPNPDNAHAIRAYEKAGFHAFDQRMTEDGPALMMARDRC, from the coding sequence ATGCCGACCGCTGAGGCCTATGTTTTCCGGCCGGTGACGGAGGCCGACCTGCCGATGCTGGAACGCTGGCTGAACGCGCCGCATGTCCGGCGCTGGTGGGGCGAGCCGGCGGACGAAGTCGCCGGCATCGCGGCGGATTTCGACGAGCCGACCATGGAATCCTTCGTGGTGCTGCATGCCGGCGCACCCTTCGCCTACCTGCAGGCCTATCGGATCGCTTCGGACGACCTGTCCTTCGGTAACCGGCCGGAGCGCACCGTCGGCATCGACCAGTTCATCGGCCTTGCCGACATGGTCGGCATCGGCCACGGACCGGCGATGATCGAGGCCTTCGTGCAGAAGGTCTTCACTGAGGGTATCGACCGGGTCGTGCTCGATCCGAATCCCGACAATGCGCATGCCATCCGGGCCTATGAAAAGGCCGGATTCCATGCTTTCGATCAACGCATGACTGAGGACGGCCCGGCGCTGATGATGGCCCGGGATCGTTGCTAG
- the hslU gene encoding ATP-dependent protease ATPase subunit HslU, with the protein MTNFSPREIVSELDRYIIGQHDAKRAVAIALRNRWRRHQLEPDLRDEVMPKNILMIGPTGVGKTEISRRLAKLAGAPFVKVEATKFTEVGYVGRDVEQIVRDLVEVGIGLVREKKRAEVTAKAHANAEERVLDALVGATASPATRDSFRKKLRNNELDDKEIEVDVADTGGGMPGGFEIPGMPGANIGVLNLSEMFGKAMGGRTKKVKTTVKNSYKILIDDESDKLLDMEQIQREAVHSAENDGIVFIDEIDKIAARDGGMGAGVSREGVQRDLLPLVEGTTVATKYGPVKTDHILFIASGAFHVSKPSDLLPELQGRLPIRVELKALTKQDFRRILTETEASLIRQYKALMLTESVDLDFTEDALDALADVAVQLNSSVENIGARRLQTVMERVLDEISFEAPDKPGNTLVIDAEYVRKHVGALAANTDLSRYIL; encoded by the coding sequence ATGACCAACTTTTCCCCCCGCGAGATCGTTTCCGAACTCGACCGCTACATTATCGGCCAGCACGACGCCAAGCGCGCCGTGGCGATTGCGCTTCGCAACCGCTGGCGCCGGCACCAGCTGGAGCCGGACCTGCGCGACGAGGTGATGCCGAAGAACATCCTGATGATCGGCCCGACCGGCGTCGGCAAGACCGAGATTTCCCGCCGCCTGGCAAAACTCGCCGGCGCGCCCTTCGTCAAGGTCGAGGCGACCAAGTTCACCGAGGTCGGCTATGTCGGCCGCGATGTCGAGCAGATCGTGCGCGACCTTGTCGAGGTCGGCATCGGCCTGGTGCGCGAGAAGAAGCGCGCCGAGGTGACGGCCAAGGCCCATGCCAATGCCGAGGAACGGGTGCTCGACGCGCTGGTCGGCGCCACCGCCTCGCCGGCGACGCGTGACAGCTTCCGTAAAAAGCTGCGCAACAACGAGCTCGACGACAAGGAAATCGAGGTCGACGTTGCCGATACCGGCGGCGGCATGCCCGGCGGTTTTGAAATCCCCGGCATGCCGGGCGCCAATATCGGCGTGCTCAACCTGTCGGAAATGTTCGGCAAGGCGATGGGCGGGCGCACGAAGAAGGTGAAGACGACAGTCAAGAACAGCTACAAGATCCTGATCGACGACGAGTCCGACAAGCTGCTCGACATGGAGCAGATTCAGCGCGAGGCGGTCCATTCGGCCGAGAATGACGGCATCGTCTTCATCGACGAGATCGACAAGATCGCCGCGCGTGACGGCGGCATGGGGGCGGGCGTGTCCCGCGAGGGCGTGCAGCGTGACTTGCTGCCGCTTGTCGAAGGCACGACGGTTGCGACGAAGTACGGGCCGGTGAAGACGGACCATATCCTGTTCATCGCCTCCGGTGCCTTCCATGTCTCCAAGCCGTCGGACCTGCTGCCGGAGCTTCAGGGCCGCCTGCCGATCCGCGTCGAGTTGAAGGCGCTGACCAAGCAGGACTTCCGCCGCATCCTGACGGAGACGGAGGCGAGCCTCATCCGCCAGTACAAGGCGCTGATGCTGACGGAAAGCGTCGACCTCGACTTCACCGAGGACGCGCTCGATGCGCTCGCCGACGTGGCGGTGCAGTTGAACTCCAGCGTGGAAAATATCGGCGCGCGGCGTCTCCAGACGGTGATGGAGCGGGTGCTCGACGAGATCTCGTTCGAGGCACCGGACAAGCCGGGCAACACGCTGGTCATCGACGCGGAATATGTCCGCAAGCATGTCGGCGCGCTTGCGGCCAATACGGACCTGTCGCGCTACATCCTGTGA
- the hslV gene encoding ATP-dependent protease subunit HslV: MSEHNPYASMHATTIITVRKDGKVVMAGDGQVSLGQTVMKGNARKVRRLGKGDVIAGFAGATADAFTLLERLESKLEQYPDQLMRAAVELAKDWRTDRYLRRLEAMMLVADKSVTLALTGNGDVLEPEHGTMAIGSGGNYAYAAARALMDTDKSAEDIARRAMHIAGDICVYTNHNVVVETLDADR; the protein is encoded by the coding sequence ATGAGTGAACACAACCCCTACGCTTCCATGCACGCCACGACGATCATCACCGTTCGCAAGGACGGCAAGGTGGTGATGGCGGGCGACGGCCAGGTGAGCCTTGGTCAGACGGTGATGAAGGGCAATGCGCGCAAGGTCCGCCGATTGGGCAAGGGCGACGTGATCGCCGGTTTTGCCGGCGCGACGGCCGACGCCTTCACGCTGCTCGAACGGCTGGAATCCAAGCTCGAACAATATCCCGACCAGCTGATGCGCGCCGCCGTCGAGCTTGCCAAGGACTGGCGGACCGACCGATATCTGCGTCGTCTTGAAGCGATGATGCTGGTCGCCGACAAGTCCGTCACGCTGGCGCTGACCGGCAATGGCGACGTGCTGGAGCCGGAACACGGCACCATGGCGATCGGCTCGGGCGGCAATTACGCCTATGCGGCCGCCCGTGCGCTGATGGACACCGACAAGTCGGCCGAGGACATCGCGCGCCGCGCCATGCACATTGCCGGCGACATCTGCGTCTACACCAACCACAATGTCGTGGTGGAGACGCTGGATGCCGACCGCTGA